In a single window of the Raphanus sativus cultivar WK10039 chromosome 9, ASM80110v3, whole genome shotgun sequence genome:
- the LOC108826619 gene encoding uncharacterized protein LOC108826619, whose product MEDHSKIFQEDDQIEPEDEIIISYYLNMMINNRKSWPGHFLRDEEANVYNLNPWRSFNTNPYNFIFVKSRTDSCGKTDGSVTGCWRIMARDKPIKSEETGRILGFKKILKFCENDKKRPEEEEGEIIWVMEEYRLVDKWKQDQVICKIRALLRYEVTSLLAKQFSFLSKWIIPLTRRDLLPSFDLCVPNPPTDEIISYYLKMCVDARNDWPSHFLQSEQVYGAVPWMIVDADQSSVELHKGRYFFVNREESSGRTDHGCDGGCWRIMRRDRVISSKRNKEVLGFKRLFKFCVKEGEAEPVYKFWGDEKYEVNEFKVTWVMDEYRLAKKKEQGKVICRISLLFPSPLDSHFEYF is encoded by the coding sequence ATGGAAGATCACTCTAAAATATTTCAAGAAGACGACCAAATCGAACCAGAAGACGAGATCATAATCTCGTACTACCTGAACATGATGATCAACAACCGCAAATCCTGGCCTGGCCACTTTCTCCGAGACGAAGAAGCAAACGTGTACAACCTGAACCCATGGCGTTCCTTCAACACTAACCCTTACAACTTCATCTTCGTCAAAAGCAGAACAGATTCTTGCGGCAAGACCGATGGAAGTGTCACTGGCTGCTGGAGGATCATGGCCCGTGATAAACCGATCAAGTCCGAGGAGACCGGGAGGATTCTAGGGTTCAAGAAGATCCTCAAGTTCTGTGAAAACGACAAGAAACGaccagaggaagaagaaggagagatcaTCTGGGTCATGGAGGAGTATAGGCTCGTTGATAAATGGAAGCAAGATCAAGTCATTTGCAAGATTAGGGCTTTGCTACGATACGAGGTCACTTCCTTGCTCGCCAAGCAATTCTCGTTTCTCTCTAAATGGATCATTCCCTTAACTCGAAGAGATCTCTTGCCGAGTTTTGATCTCTGTGTACCGAACCCACCAACGGACGAGATCATCTCGTACTATCTGAAGATGTGTGTGGATGCTCGAAACGACTGGCCTAGCCATTTCCTCCAGAGCGAGCAAGTGTACGGTGCAGTGCCGTGGATGATCGTGGATGCTGACCAGAGCTCCGTGGAGCTGCACAAGGGACGCTACTTCTTCGTTAACCGTGAAGAGAGTTCTGGTCGGACAGATCACGGATGCGATGGGGGTTGCTGGAGGATCATGAGACGAGATAGAGTGATCAGTTCGAAGAGAAACAAGGAGGTTCTTGGGTTCAAGAGGTTGTTCAAGTTCTGTGTCAAGGAGGGGGAAGCAGAACCGGTTTACAAGTTTTGGGGAGATGAGAAGTATGAAGTGAACGAGTTTAAGGTGACTTGGGTGATGGATGAGTATAGGCTGGCTAAGAAGAAGGAGCAAGGTAAAGTTATTTGCAGGATTAGCCTTCTCTTCCCATCTCCACTTGACAGTCATTTTGAATATTTCTAG
- the LOC108825144 gene encoding uncharacterized protein LOC108825144, translating into MGIPVNSTVHKVMTNTRRRRHRLDIFNELETLIAMQREKMTLMQDQFLWKHGSDKFKPVFVTKLTWELTRKHEQPVAWWKAIWFQHCTPKYAVHNRLSTGNRMLAWNANANFTTRWSELMDLSMDTSRGLLETFLTRYTIQATIYSLWKERNDRRHGATPTTAATLARMVDRQVRDRCLAFHQQGNFKLAA; encoded by the exons ATGGGCATTCCAGTAAACTCCACGGTTCACAAGGTTATGACTAACACGAGAAGGCGACGGCATCGACTTGATATTTTTAATGAGCTTGAAACACTTATTGCGATGCAAAGGGAGAAGATGACGCTGATGCAGGATCAATTCCTTTGGAAACATGGCAGTGATAAGTTCAAACCTGTTTTTGTCACGAAGTTGACCTGGGAATTAACTCGGAAACATGAGCAACCAGTCGCATGGTGGAAAGCGATATGGTTCCAACACTGTACTCCGAAGTATGCAGTACACAATAGGCTGTCAACAGGAAACAGAATGCTTGCTTGGAACGCTAAC GCAAATTTCACTACAAGATGGTCGGAATTAATGGACCTGAGTATGGACACCAGTCGAGGTCTACTTGAGACTTTCCTTACAAGGTACACCATCCAAGCCACAATATATTCACTGTGGAAAGAAAGGAATGACAGGAGACATGGGGCTACACCTACTACAGCAGCAACACTTGCGAGAATGGTGGATCGACAAGTTCGAGATCGGTGCTTAGCGTTTCACCAACAGGGAAACTTCAAACTGGCAGCATGA